The window ATTGAAGTATATTCTCCTGCGGTCATGCGGTGGAAAAGGAGCGGAGAGGCGAGGCGGAGGAAAATGATTGCCGATAAACATGCTTTTATGCGCAAACCGTGGCTTGACCCGGCGGTTGAAAATTTCGTCCGGCAGGCCTTGCAGGAAGATATCGGCGCGGGCGACATTACCTCGCAGGCGCTGATTGATGCGGAATGCCGGGTCCGCGCCGCGATTGTCGCGCGCCGGCAATATGTTGTCGCCGGGGTTGAAATCGTCCGGCTCGTCTGCCGGCTGGTTGACGGAAATATCGCCTGCCGGATTCTGAAGCCGGACGGGCGCATTGCGCGGCGCGGGGAATCAATTCTTGTGTTGACGGGCCGGGCGCGTTCCATTCTCGCCGCCGAGCGCACCGCGCTTAATTTTTTACAGCGTTTGACCGGCATTGCCAGCCTGACCGCCCGGTGCGTCGCGGCGGCCGGGCATTACCGGGTAAAAATACTGGATACCCGCAAAACAACGCCGAACATGCGTGCCCTGGAAAAATACGCGGTCCGGTGCGGCGGGGGGACCAACCACAGGTTCGGGCTTTACGACATGGTTTTAATCAAGGACAACCACCGTTTTTTGTGGCGGAGGAATTATTCGCTCGCGCAGGCGGTTGATGAGGCGCGCCGGAAAAATCCCGGCAAACCTGTTGAAATGGAGGTTGAAACAATGGCGCAGTTCAAGGACGCCCTCGCGGCGGCGCCCGACTGGATCATGCTGGATAACATGCCGGCGCCGTTGATGAAAAAATGCGCGGCGCTTTGCGCGGGCCGTTCCGGACTGGAAGCCTCCGGCGGCATTACCCTGCGGAATATCCGCGCCATTGCCGCGGCCGGAGTGGACGCGATTTCCGTGGGGGCGCTGACCCATTCCGTCCCGGCCGCCGATTTGTCGCTGGAAATCACCGGTTAGCGTTTTTTTCGCAACGGGCGCGTTTTGCGGATATGTGGCAGGGTGGGGCAGGCATGAATTCTTCTTCAATACTTCTGGTTGATATCGGTAATACGAGCACGCATCTGGCGCTTGCGCGCGGCGGCCGGTTTATGGATGTAAGG of the Kiritimatiellia bacterium genome contains:
- the nadC gene encoding carboxylating nicotinate-nucleotide diphosphorylase, which encodes MIADKHAFMRKPWLDPAVENFVRQALQEDIGAGDITSQALIDAECRVRAAIVARRQYVVAGVEIVRLVCRLVDGNIACRILKPDGRIARRGESILVLTGRARSILAAERTALNFLQRLTGIASLTARCVAAAGHYRVKILDTRKTTPNMRALEKYAVRCGGGTNHRFGLYDMVLIKDNHRFLWRRNYSLAQAVDEARRKNPGKPVEMEVETMAQFKDALAAAPDWIMLDNMPAPLMKKCAALCAGRSGLEASGGITLRNIRAIAAAGVDAISVGALTHSVPAADLSLEITG